The following DNA comes from Camelina sativa cultivar DH55 chromosome 14, Cs, whole genome shotgun sequence.
TTGGGAGACGTGGACGCACCGTAAGCCCGTCAACAGATTTCCTTGATATCTCTTAATCTCTTTACTTCCACACCACAACACATCACTGATCCTTCTCTCATCCTCAGACATAGCagcacaaacaacaacatacaAAATATCTCTTTCGATGGCTCAAACCATGCTGCTTACTTCCGGTGTCTCCGCCGGCCAGTTCTTGAGGAACAAGAACCCCTTGGCTCAGCCCAAAGTTCACCATCTCTTCCTCTCTGGAACCTCCCCCGTTGCTCTACCATCTCGGAGACAATTATTCGTTCCTCTTGCTCTCttcaaacccaaaaccaaagCTGCTCCCAAAAAGGTTTTTGCAAACCTTTTTACTTGTCACACAAGGAACATATGTTGTGTCTTGATGATAATGTTAAGATTTCTATATGAATTTTAGGTTGTGAAGCCGAAGGAGAAGGTTGAGGACGGTATCTTCGGAACGTCAGGTGGGATAGGTTTCACGAAGGCGAATGAGCTCTTCGTGGGTCGTGTGGCTATGATCGGTTTCGCCGTAAGTCCTTTCTCTTTCACTTAGACACGACAAACTAGTGTTTCAAGAAAGAAGCATTAATATGAATTTTGGGTTTATAGGCATCGTTGCTGGGTGAGGCTTTGACTGGGAAAGGGATATTAGCTCAGCTGAATCTGGAGACAGGGATACCGATTTACGAAGCAGAGCCattgcttctcttcttcatcttgttcaCTTTGTTGGGAGCCATTGGAGCTCTCGGAGACAGAGGAAAATTCGTCGACGATCCTCCCACCGGACTTGAGAAAGCCGTCATTCCTCCTGGCAAAGGCGTCCGATCTGCCCTTGGTCTCAAAGAACAAGGTCTCTCTCAAGATTCCCATTTCATTCTTTGTTACAATGCATAGGATACGTAGTAGGAGATACGACTTAGGGAAATGTCGAAAATTCAATTAATTAGTCCTAAGTCAAATATAATCCTCCATACCTACAAACATTTTTCTCTAGATTAAATCGTATGATTGCAGTTGAATTAAGTATAGTGTCTGAATCTGCTCTATGTTGATTTATCGGTATCCTAAGATACAAATATGATACTATTGAGAGTTATATGGTCTAATTTAGTGCAATGGTTTCAAATAGATTGATTATGtggttgttgtttggttgtgtgAAGGTCCATTGTTTGGATTCACCAAGGCGAACGAGCTATTCGTAGGAAGATTGGCACAGTTGGGAATAGCATTTTCACTGATTGGAGAGATTATAACCGGCAAAGGAGCATTAGCTCAACTTAACATTGAGACCGGTATACCGATTCAAGATATCGAACC
Coding sequences within:
- the LOC109124729 gene encoding photosystem II 22 kDa protein, chloroplastic-like; amino-acid sequence: MAQTMLLTSGVSAGQFLRNKNPLAQPKVHHLFLSGTSPVALPSRRQLFVPLALFKPKTKAAPKKVVKPKEKVEDGIFGTSGGIGFTKANELFVGRVAMIGFAASLLGEALTGKGILAQLNLETGIPIYEAEPLLLFFILFTLLGAIGALGDRGKFVDDPPTGLEKAVIPPGKGVRSALGLKEQGPLFGFTKANELFVGRLAQLGIAFSLIGEIITGKGALAQLNIETGIPIQDIEPLVLLNVAFFFFAAINPGNGKFITDDGEES